The following nucleotide sequence is from Peribacillus sp. ACCC06369.
AGTTGGAATCATGCTTGTAAAAGAAGCGATGCAGGTGCATAACAAATGAACAATTTTACATAATAATATCAAGAGGAAAGTATGAGGAGGAAAAGATTTTGAAAAAAGTCATCGTGATGTTAATGGGGATTTTTTTGATTATACAAGCAGGGTCCATTTCAGCACAAGCCCAAAAACCAGATTACGAAAAATACGGAAAGATTGCGATCACCGTAGTGCAGGCTGATTATCCTGAAGTTGAGATTACCGATTATGCCTATAAGGGGAGAAAAACTGTAGCGAAAAATCTTGTCGAAGACGATTTCAGATTTTTAGTCGAGGATAAAGGAAATCAGTTCACTGTAATCGTGACCGTACAACATGATTTGAAAAATGAAAAATTACTTAGTTTAAAGGTCACCGAGCAAAAAGGAAAGTGATTTAAGAACAAACGGAAAATCAAAGGTTTGTATCCTGTTCAACATCTTCACTTCGAGAAGATGTTTTTTTCTGATTTGATTAAAAGAATGTCCAAAAAATGGTAGATCTCGGATGAGTTGCCAGTGGGAAGTGATACTATCCGTTCCTTGATATATGCTGCCATGAAGTTTTCATTGCATTTATGAGCAGCTAACCAGTATAGTTAGTATCAGATTGAAACAATAAGCTTGATAGTAGGGGTATTAGAAAATGAGAAAGTTTAAGAAAGTTTATGTGGAAATTACTAATATATGTAACCTGAAGTGTAATTTCTGTCCAAGCTCCAGCTTGCAAAGGACGCTGAAATTCATGGATCCTGAAGGGTTTACGCGTGTAATCGAGAAAATCAAACCACACACCGATCATATTTACTTTCATTTGATGGGTGAACCATTTTTAAATAAAAATTTGGGTACATTCCTGGATATCAGTGCTGAAAATGACCTGCAGGTGAATATAACAACGAACGGCACTTTGATTCAAAAGGTCAAAGATAAGCTGCTCTCCAAAAAAGCCCTTCGTCAGGTGAATATTTCACTTCATAGCTTCGAGGCAAACGATACGAGCAACAGTCTTGACTCATATGTCAGCAATATTGCCGATTTCATAAATGAAGCAAATGAAAAAAGTGAAATGATTTGTGCCATTCGATTATGGAATATGGATACGGATGAACTAAAAGCGAGTAATGGCCTGAACGACGATATTCTCAGCATGTTGGAAGAAAAGCTTTCATTGGACGTTCGCTTAAGTGAAGCCCTTCAGCAAAAGAATAATATTAAGTTGAAGGACCGTGTATATATAAACATGGCTGAAAAATTCGAGTGGCCGGAATTGGACCGTGACATTATAGATGAGAATATTTTCTGCTATGCTCTTAGAGATCAGTTAGGCATCTTGGTGGATGGTACAGTCGTACCTTGTTGTTTGGATAGTGAAGGGAAAATTCCACTGGGTAATATATTTGAAACGTCACTTGAAGACATTTTAAATGGTGAACGGGCTAAAAATATGTATGACGGCTTTTCAAGAAGATGTGCAGTTGAAGAATTATGTAAACGATGTGGCTATGCAAAGCGTCATAAAAAATAAATGAAGGAAAACCAAGGAGTCCATCTTCGTGGTTTCAGACTGCAGACAAACTTGATGAAAACTCAGTTTGCCTGCAGTTTTTTATTTAACAAGTTCAGTTGATTTCAGAAATCCGCTCCCTTTCCGCCGACTGTCTGCCAGGCCCCCTCGGTGCAAGCGCCTTTGGTGTCTCGGCTAGCCAGTAATTCGGCAGGAGTGTCGCAAATTTCTTCAATCCAATGAGGATTACA
It contains:
- a CDS encoding radical SAM/SPASM domain-containing protein — translated: MRKFKKVYVEITNICNLKCNFCPSSSLQRTLKFMDPEGFTRVIEKIKPHTDHIYFHLMGEPFLNKNLGTFLDISAENDLQVNITTNGTLIQKVKDKLLSKKALRQVNISLHSFEANDTSNSLDSYVSNIADFINEANEKSEMICAIRLWNMDTDELKASNGLNDDILSMLEEKLSLDVRLSEALQQKNNIKLKDRVYINMAEKFEWPELDRDIIDENIFCYALRDQLGILVDGTVVPCCLDSEGKIPLGNIFETSLEDILNGERAKNMYDGFSRRCAVEELCKRCGYAKRHKK
- a CDS encoding DUF3889 domain-containing protein, whose translation is MKKVIVMLMGIFLIIQAGSISAQAQKPDYEKYGKIAITVVQADYPEVEITDYAYKGRKTVAKNLVEDDFRFLVEDKGNQFTVIVTVQHDLKNEKLLSLKVTEQKGK